The following are encoded in a window of Prochlorococcus marinus str. MIT 1013 genomic DNA:
- a CDS encoding DUF3134 family protein, which translates to MSDLEQIELSDLDGINPALTRYGRQELAPVLPLREEPDLLSWLETSGRLVSDEDSNDQEISTVEEEELSALMGEKEDYKAEEESTDEEWED; encoded by the coding sequence ATGAGCGATCTAGAACAAATCGAATTATCTGATTTAGACGGCATTAATCCTGCGCTAACTCGCTATGGCAGGCAAGAGCTCGCTCCTGTTCTCCCACTGCGAGAAGAACCCGATTTATTGTCATGGTTAGAAACCAGTGGAAGATTAGTTTCTGACGAAGATTCCAATGATCAAGAAATAAGTACCGTTGAAGAAGAAGAGCTTTCCGCTTTAATGGGAGAAAAAGAAGATTATAAAGCTGAAGAAGAATCAACAGATGAAGAATGGGAAGATTAA
- the mraY gene encoding phospho-N-acetylmuramoyl-pentapeptide-transferase — protein MTKSTKVLNKKKISFLNKINQQIFILFGLITIVCVFSDFYFENSNLTVPFIITALISFIITFFSIPILKKIKIKQIIRKEGPKKHLLKEGTPTMGGVFFIPTGIIISNIIYINNENYKIILTLSLLIVFFMLIGLIDDLISLKKKLNTGLTSNEKLILQFFISLIFIIICAFNNFIPNNIQIGNQSINIGNLIYPLGIFVLLSESNSSNLTDGLDGLLSGCSALIFTGLAISISIENQSIGETLAPFCIVMSGCCMGFLFLNKYPAKLFMGDSGSLAIGASLGGIALISNNLWSLLIMGGILAAESISVIVQVSIFKISKRIKGKGHKLFLMTPIHHHFELQGNKESQIVGGFWFITLLLVIINLIFFIKP, from the coding sequence TTGACAAAATCTACAAAGGTTCTAAATAAAAAAAAAATATCATTTTTAAACAAAATTAATCAGCAAATATTTATCCTCTTTGGATTAATAACAATAGTTTGTGTATTTTCTGATTTTTATTTTGAAAATAGCAATTTAACTGTTCCGTTTATAATTACAGCTCTAATCTCATTTATTATTACTTTTTTCAGTATACCTATATTAAAAAAAATCAAAATCAAACAAATTATTAGAAAAGAGGGACCAAAAAAACATTTGCTTAAAGAAGGGACTCCAACTATGGGTGGAGTTTTTTTTATTCCTACAGGAATAATAATAAGCAATATTATATATATTAATAACGAAAATTATAAAATTATTCTAACTTTAAGCTTACTTATTGTGTTTTTTATGTTAATAGGTTTAATTGATGACTTAATTAGTTTGAAAAAGAAATTAAATACTGGTTTAACTTCGAATGAAAAATTAATTTTACAATTTTTTATCAGTCTTATTTTTATTATTATTTGTGCGTTCAATAATTTTATACCTAATAACATTCAAATCGGAAATCAAAGTATTAATATAGGTAATCTAATTTATCCTTTAGGGATATTTGTACTACTTTCAGAAAGTAATTCAAGTAATTTAACTGATGGTTTAGATGGTTTATTAAGTGGCTGTAGTGCATTAATTTTTACGGGTTTAGCTATAAGTATTTCAATTGAAAATCAAAGTATTGGTGAAACTCTAGCTCCTTTTTGCATCGTAATGTCTGGATGCTGTATGGGATTTCTTTTCTTAAATAAATATCCTGCAAAATTATTTATGGGAGATTCAGGGTCTTTAGCTATAGGAGCATCTCTTGGTGGTATAGCTTTGATATCAAATAATCTTTGGTCTCTATTAATTATGGGAGGAATACTTGCAGCAGAGTCTATTTCTGTAATAGTTCAAGTAAGTATTTTTAAAATTTCTAAAAGAATAAAAGGTAAAGGTCATAAATTATTTTTAATGACTCCTATACATCACCATTTTGAACTTCAAGGTAACAAAGAGAGTCAAATAGTAGGTGGTTTTTGGTTCATTACATTATTATTAGTAATAATAAATCTAATATTTTTCATTAAACCTTAG
- a CDS encoding HAD family hydrolase, whose amino-acid sequence MGLRLLHLNLHGLIRSHDLELGRDSDTGGQTLYVLELVKGLAARPEVEKVELITRLIIDRRVSSDYSNPVEKISNSAEIIRLSFGPKRYIRKELLWPYLDDLADQIVQRLQKENNFPDWIHAHYADAGYVGALVSRRLGLPLVFTGHSLGREKLRRLLAAGIDHDQIEQTYSISKRIDAEELALAHSNLLITSTKQESVEQYARYGRFSSKNVEIIPPGVDLNRFHSIDSNLKEEEKELHKLFKPFLRDINLPPLLAISRAVRRKNIPALIETYGRSPILQQRHNLILILGSRDDSRQLDKQQREVFQQVFELVDKYNLYGKVAYPKQHKRDQIPLIYRWVAHKKGLFVNPALTEPFGLTLLEAASCGLPMVATDDGGPRDILSRCENGLLVDVTDLEALRDGLETAGSNPSLWKTWSNNGIEGVSRHFSWDAHICNYIALMQKRLKFLAPRHWTLGNAKDTSPIGKKLLLLDLDNYLEQPQASSKLRNQLKKHSFDLDIKLGILTGRSVKAARQRYPETQLPTPAVWICQAGTEIYYADENKSDIFWQDSISVDWNRTGVEKVLFDLKDYLELQSTDQQGIFKISYLLKEPSDAILPLVRKRLRQSGLAASPHLKCHWYLDIVPLRASRAEAIRFLTLRWGLSLEKVFIVASKQGDAELIKGLTNSVIPFDHDSSLDGLRSQQRVFFSDAQEGVVDGLKHFRLFKSN is encoded by the coding sequence TTGGGATTAAGACTTTTACATTTAAATTTGCATGGTTTAATCCGTTCACATGATCTTGAATTGGGCAGAGATTCAGATACTGGAGGGCAAACTTTATATGTTTTAGAATTAGTAAAAGGACTTGCTGCAAGACCAGAAGTTGAGAAAGTTGAACTTATTACTAGATTAATTATTGATAGGAGAGTATCATCCGATTATTCAAATCCCGTTGAAAAGATATCAAATAGTGCGGAAATTATTCGGTTATCTTTTGGTCCTAAGCGTTATATTAGGAAAGAATTATTGTGGCCTTATTTAGATGATTTAGCCGATCAAATAGTTCAAAGATTACAGAAAGAAAATAATTTTCCTGATTGGATTCATGCTCATTATGCAGATGCTGGATATGTTGGCGCATTGGTAAGTAGAAGATTAGGATTGCCATTGGTTTTTACTGGTCACTCACTAGGCCGGGAAAAACTTAGAAGATTATTGGCTGCTGGTATAGATCATGATCAAATAGAGCAAACTTATTCAATTAGTAAAAGAATAGATGCAGAAGAATTGGCTTTAGCGCATTCAAACTTACTTATAACAAGTACTAAGCAGGAATCAGTTGAACAGTACGCGCGTTATGGGCGATTTAGTTCAAAGAACGTAGAAATAATTCCACCTGGTGTTGATTTAAATCGTTTTCATTCAATAGATTCTAATTTGAAGGAAGAAGAAAAAGAATTACACAAACTTTTTAAACCTTTTTTGAGAGATATAAATCTTCCTCCTCTCTTAGCTATATCAAGAGCAGTAAGGAGAAAAAATATTCCTGCTTTGATTGAGACTTATGGACGTTCGCCAATTTTGCAGCAAAGACATAATCTTATTTTAATTTTAGGTAGTCGAGATGATTCACGTCAGCTTGATAAACAACAAAGAGAAGTATTTCAGCAGGTTTTTGAATTGGTTGATAAATATAATTTATACGGAAAAGTTGCTTATCCCAAACAACATAAAAGAGACCAAATCCCCTTAATTTATCGTTGGGTTGCCCATAAAAAGGGACTATTTGTTAACCCTGCTTTAACTGAGCCATTCGGTTTAACATTATTGGAAGCTGCTTCATGTGGATTGCCTATGGTAGCTACTGATGATGGTGGCCCAAGGGATATTCTGTCTCGTTGTGAAAATGGACTACTCGTTGATGTAACTGACTTAGAAGCGTTACGAGATGGTTTAGAGACTGCTGGTTCAAACCCTTCTTTATGGAAAACGTGGAGTAACAATGGAATTGAGGGAGTAAGCAGGCACTTCAGTTGGGACGCTCATATTTGTAATTACATTGCATTGATGCAGAAGCGTTTGAAATTTCTTGCACCTCGACACTGGACATTGGGGAATGCTAAGGACACAAGCCCTATTGGTAAGAAATTATTACTTCTTGATTTAGATAACTATCTTGAGCAACCCCAAGCCTCATCAAAGTTGAGAAATCAGTTAAAAAAACATTCATTTGACCTTGATATTAAGTTAGGAATATTAACTGGAAGATCAGTTAAAGCTGCTCGGCAAAGATATCCAGAAACACAATTACCTACACCAGCAGTTTGGATATGCCAAGCTGGTACAGAAATTTATTATGCTGATGAAAATAAATCGGATATTTTTTGGCAAGATTCCATAAGCGTTGATTGGAATCGAACAGGGGTAGAAAAAGTTTTGTTTGATTTAAAAGATTATTTAGAGCTTCAATCAACAGATCAGCAAGGTATTTTTAAGATTAGCTATTTATTGAAAGAACCTAGTGATGCCATTTTACCTTTAGTTCGTAAAAGATTAAGGCAGTCTGGACTTGCGGCATCTCCACATCTGAAATGTCATTGGTACTTGGATATTGTTCCTTTGCGAGCATCAAGAGCAGAAGCTATTAGATTTTTGACTTTACGTTGGGGTTTATCTCTAGAAAAAGTTTTTATTGTTGCGAGTAAACAAGGTGATGCAGAGTTAATCAAGGGATTGACTAATAGTGTTATTCCTTTTGATCATGATTCATCATTAGATGGATTAAGATCCCAACAAAGGGTTTTCTTTTCTGATGCTCAAGAGGGAGTTGTTGATGGTTTAAAGCATTTTCGACTTTTTAAAAGTAATTAA
- the uvrA gene encoding excinuclease ABC subunit UvrA encodes MGSSKSTSKKKTLNIGSSSEEVITIRGARQHNLKNVDLSIPRNKLVVFTGVSGSGKSSLAFDTIFAEGQRRYVESLSAYARQFLGQVDKPDVDSIEGLSPAISIDQKSTSHNPRSTVGTVTEIQDYFRLLFGRAGEPHCPECSRPIKPQSIDEMVDQIKTLPEGTRYQLLAPVVRGKKGTHSKLLSGLAAEGFVRVRINKEVRELADNIELDKNQVHSIEVVVDRLLAREGIEERLTDSLSTTLKRGDGLAIVEAVPKKNEELPQGIDRERLFSENFACPVHGAVIEELSPRLFSFNSPYGACPDCHGLGHLKKFTCERVVPDPSLPVYAAVAPWSDKDNSYYFSLLFSVGEAFGFEIKTPWKDLKEEQKNILLNGSKEPILIKVDSRYKQDSGFKRPFEGILPILERQLQDANGEAVRQKLEKYLELVPCASCHGKRLRPEALAVKLGPFSITDLTASSVSTTLQNVEDLMDLETTKKSKPLLSNKQKKIGELVLKEIRLRLQFLLDVGLDYLTLDRPAMTLSGGEAQRIRLATQIGAGLTGVLYVLDEPSIGLHQRDNDRLLSTLKKLRDLGNTLVVVEHDEDTIRAADHLVDIGPGAGVHGGEIIAEGSLDSLLTAKESLTGAYLSGRSSIPTPANRRDSVQRKLRLIGCDKNNLKNVSVDFPLGRLVAVTGVSGSGKSTLINELLHPALNHSLGLKVPFPKGLKELKGIKSIDKVIVIDQSPIGRTPRSNTATYTGAFDPIRQLFATSVEAKARGYQAGQFSFNVKGGRCEACRGQGVNVIEMNFLPDVYVQCDVCKGARFNRETLQVKYKNYSISDVLEMTVEQAVDVFSAIPQAADRLRTLLDVGLGYIKLGQPAPTLSGGEAQRVKLATELSRRATGKTLYLIDEPTTGLSFYDVHKLMDVIQRLVDKGNSIIVIEHNLDVIRCSDWIIDMGPEGGNRGGEIIAMGTPEEVATDSNSHTGNYLKKVLELHPPK; translated from the coding sequence ATGGGAAGTTCAAAATCTACTTCTAAAAAAAAGACATTAAATATTGGTTCTTCTAGTGAAGAAGTCATAACTATTCGCGGTGCAAGACAACATAATTTAAAAAATGTCGATTTATCAATTCCAAGAAATAAATTGGTGGTTTTTACAGGTGTTAGTGGAAGTGGTAAAAGTTCCTTAGCGTTTGACACTATTTTTGCTGAAGGACAAAGGCGCTATGTAGAGAGTTTGTCTGCTTATGCAAGACAATTTTTAGGACAGGTTGATAAACCTGATGTTGATTCAATTGAGGGTTTATCCCCAGCCATTTCTATTGATCAAAAATCCACAAGTCATAATCCTCGCTCAACTGTCGGAACGGTTACGGAAATACAAGATTATTTTCGTTTGCTTTTTGGTAGGGCTGGTGAACCTCATTGCCCAGAGTGTTCTAGGCCAATTAAGCCTCAAAGTATTGATGAGATGGTTGATCAAATTAAGACTCTTCCAGAAGGTACGCGATATCAATTACTTGCACCAGTTGTTAGAGGAAAAAAAGGAACACATTCAAAGCTATTGTCTGGACTTGCAGCAGAAGGTTTTGTTCGAGTCAGAATTAACAAAGAAGTGAGAGAATTGGCAGATAATATTGAATTAGATAAAAATCAAGTTCATTCTATTGAGGTAGTAGTTGATAGATTGCTTGCGAGAGAGGGCATCGAAGAGAGATTAACTGATTCATTAAGTACTACTTTGAAAAGGGGAGATGGTTTAGCAATAGTCGAAGCAGTACCTAAAAAGAATGAGGAACTTCCTCAAGGCATTGATAGAGAAAGATTATTTTCTGAAAACTTTGCTTGTCCAGTTCATGGTGCGGTGATTGAAGAATTATCTCCAAGATTATTTTCCTTCAATAGTCCATATGGTGCTTGTCCAGATTGTCATGGTCTTGGTCACTTGAAAAAATTTACTTGTGAGAGAGTTGTACCTGATCCATCTTTACCTGTTTATGCTGCAGTTGCACCATGGAGTGATAAGGATAATTCATATTATTTTTCATTATTATTTTCAGTTGGCGAGGCATTTGGCTTTGAGATAAAAACTCCTTGGAAAGATTTAAAAGAAGAGCAAAAAAATATTTTATTAAATGGAAGTAAAGAACCTATTTTAATTAAGGTAGATAGCAGATATAAACAAGATTCAGGATTTAAAAGACCTTTTGAAGGTATTTTACCTATTTTGGAAAGACAGTTACAGGACGCTAATGGTGAAGCGGTTCGCCAAAAGTTAGAAAAATATCTTGAATTAGTTCCTTGTGCAAGTTGTCATGGCAAAAGATTACGTCCTGAAGCTCTTGCAGTAAAACTTGGACCTTTTTCAATAACTGATCTCACTGCATCAAGTGTTTCTACCACACTTCAGAATGTTGAGGATTTAATGGATCTTGAGACAACAAAAAAATCAAAGCCATTACTTTCCAATAAACAAAAAAAGATTGGGGAATTAGTTTTAAAAGAAATTCGATTACGTCTTCAATTTCTTTTGGATGTTGGACTTGATTACTTAACTTTAGATAGACCAGCAATGACGCTATCCGGTGGGGAAGCTCAAAGAATACGACTTGCTACGCAAATAGGTGCAGGTTTAACAGGAGTTCTTTATGTGTTAGATGAACCTAGTATTGGACTGCATCAAAGAGATAATGATCGATTATTATCTACACTAAAAAAACTACGTGATTTAGGTAATACTTTAGTTGTTGTTGAACATGATGAAGATACTATAAGAGCAGCTGACCATTTAGTTGATATAGGGCCTGGTGCTGGTGTGCATGGTGGAGAAATTATTGCTGAAGGATCTCTAGATAGCTTGTTAACTGCAAAAGAGTCATTAACTGGTGCTTATCTTAGTGGGCGCTCATCTATTCCTACTCCTGCTAATAGGAGAGACTCTGTACAAAGAAAGTTACGCTTGATTGGTTGTGATAAAAATAATCTAAAAAACGTTTCAGTTGATTTTCCTTTAGGTAGATTAGTCGCTGTTACTGGAGTTAGTGGAAGTGGGAAAAGTACTTTAATAAACGAACTACTTCATCCTGCTTTAAATCATTCTTTAGGCTTGAAAGTTCCTTTTCCAAAAGGATTGAAAGAGCTAAAAGGTATCAAATCTATTGATAAAGTTATTGTGATTGATCAATCTCCAATTGGTAGAACACCACGATCTAATACGGCTACTTATACAGGTGCATTTGATCCTATACGCCAACTTTTTGCTACTTCTGTCGAAGCAAAAGCGAGAGGGTATCAAGCAGGACAATTTAGTTTTAATGTAAAAGGTGGGAGATGCGAAGCTTGTCGTGGCCAGGGTGTAAACGTAATTGAGATGAATTTTCTACCCGATGTCTATGTTCAATGTGATGTATGTAAAGGAGCTCGATTTAATCGAGAGACATTACAAGTTAAGTATAAAAATTATTCTATTTCTGATGTCTTAGAAATGACTGTTGAGCAAGCAGTGGATGTTTTCTCTGCAATACCTCAAGCTGCAGATCGATTAAGAACACTTTTAGATGTTGGTCTTGGGTACATAAAGCTTGGTCAACCTGCTCCAACATTATCTGGCGGAGAAGCTCAAAGAGTAAAACTTGCGACTGAGTTATCTAGAAGAGCTACTGGTAAAACTCTTTATTTAATTGATGAACCTACAACTGGTTTAAGTTTTTACGATGTTCATAAATTAATGGATGTAATACAGAGACTAGTAGATAAAGGAAACTCAATTATTGTTATTGAGCATAATCTGGACGTTATTAGATGCTCAGATTGGATTATTGATATGGGTCCTGAAGGAGGTAATCGAGGAGGCGAAATTATTGCTATGGGAACTCCTGAAGAAGTGGCAACAGATTCAAATAGTCATACAGGTAATTATCTAAAAAAAGTTTTGGAATTACATCCTCCAAAATAA
- a CDS encoding DNA repair protein RecN gives MLNSLRFQNIALFGNLEIDFDKGFTVFTGQTGSGKSIFIDTLNALLAHKKTSLDNRLVAKASSFSSIEGVFSVLQTTKDWLIDQEFDIDDELIVTREWRLKEDKYKSRFRINGVLVNRDQISELRSLLFDFTLQGDTYILNDSLNQLSLLDSLDLKKIQGSIFKVKQDWKIWYESNSKLKEARDRILDSKKELEEMKYIFQDLEKLELEDPNEQTKLETDQNRLSNLLRLKEGVKSLLNRLNESLDEYPSILDHANFCINELKSLSQIDSSLEPIFDSFYSLTNNLNELTYQINDYEKTLDIDPSFLNDLQIRLSTLKFYQKKYQRNIPDLISYKNELFNCLSFQDSSNNINELSSSENKKRIIRDKSNKDLSTIRKTLALEFENKLILSLKKLGIPNVRFKVVFEECEPTVNGIDKVNFMFSANPGLSLAPLAEIASGGEKSRILLAIKAIFSSFDQTNLLIFDEIDSGVSGSVSSYVATLLRELSNHCQVFCVTHQPIIAAFADNHFALKKSVIDGDTKSIVTNLKEIVDRQRELALLAGGEIVEANAYAASLLEHKAA, from the coding sequence ATGCTAAACAGCCTACGCTTTCAAAATATAGCTCTATTTGGGAACTTAGAGATCGATTTTGATAAGGGATTTACTGTTTTTACTGGGCAGACTGGTTCGGGTAAATCAATATTTATTGATACCTTAAATGCTTTATTGGCCCATAAAAAAACCTCTCTAGATAATCGATTGGTAGCTAAAGCTTCTTCGTTTTCATCAATTGAAGGTGTTTTTTCTGTTTTGCAAACTACAAAAGATTGGTTAATTGATCAGGAATTTGATATTGATGATGAATTAATTGTGACTAGGGAATGGCGTTTAAAAGAAGATAAATATAAATCTAGATTTAGAATTAATGGTGTATTAGTTAATAGAGATCAAATATCAGAATTAAGATCACTTTTATTTGATTTTACGCTACAAGGAGATACTTATATTTTAAATGATTCATTAAATCAATTAAGTTTATTAGATTCTTTGGATTTAAAAAAAATTCAAGGATCAATTTTTAAAGTCAAGCAAGATTGGAAGATATGGTATGAATCTAATTCCAAATTAAAGGAAGCTAGAGATAGAATCTTAGATTCAAAAAAAGAGCTAGAAGAAATGAAATATATATTTCAAGATTTAGAAAAACTAGAATTAGAAGATCCAAACGAGCAAACTAAGTTAGAAACTGACCAGAATCGTTTATCTAATCTTCTAAGATTAAAAGAGGGAGTTAAATCTTTGTTGAATAGATTAAATGAAAGTTTAGACGAATACCCATCTATCTTGGATCATGCTAATTTTTGTATTAATGAATTAAAATCTTTATCTCAAATTGATTCTTCTTTGGAGCCAATTTTTGATAGTTTTTATTCATTAACTAATAATCTTAATGAGTTAACTTATCAGATTAATGATTACGAAAAAACATTAGATATTGATCCATCCTTTTTAAATGATTTACAAATCAGATTGTCTACCCTTAAATTCTATCAAAAAAAATATCAAAGAAATATACCAGATCTTATCAGTTATAAAAATGAGTTATTTAATTGTTTATCTTTTCAGGACAGTTCTAATAATATTAACGAACTTTCTTCTTCTGAAAATAAAAAAAGAATTATACGAGATAAGTCTAATAAAGATTTATCAACTATAAGAAAAACTTTAGCTTTAGAATTTGAAAATAAATTAATTCTTAGTCTAAAAAAATTAGGTATTCCTAATGTTCGTTTTAAAGTTGTTTTTGAAGAATGTGAACCAACAGTTAATGGAATTGATAAAGTTAATTTTATGTTTTCAGCAAATCCAGGCCTTTCTTTAGCACCACTTGCAGAAATTGCCTCTGGTGGAGAAAAATCTAGAATTCTTTTAGCAATAAAGGCAATTTTTTCTTCATTTGATCAAACTAACCTATTGATTTTTGATGAAATAGATTCAGGAGTGAGCGGATCAGTTAGTAGCTATGTAGCTACTTTGCTACGTGAATTGTCAAATCATTGCCAAGTTTTTTGCGTTACACATCAACCTATAATTGCAGCATTTGCTGATAATCATTTTGCTTTAAAAAAGAGTGTTATCGATGGCGATACTAAGTCCATTGTTACTAATTTAAAGGAAATCGTAGATAGGCAGAGGGAATTGGCTCTCTTGGCTGGAGGTGAAATTGTAGAAGCGAATGCTTATGCGGCGAGCTTGCTGGAACACAAAGCTGCGTGA
- a CDS encoding ABC1 kinase family protein yields the protein MAAELSDFIEASGLLEYDPEAIESIYKKNPIRLLRRIWQTLLPIGLFLLGVGWEKLIGSLEKNERKTFRAKEFTKLLVDLGPAFIKAGQALSTRPDIVPPIVLEELAQLQDQLPGFESELAMACIEEDLENQINNIFTQIDKEPISAASLGQVHKAILKGGEKVAVKIQRPGLREQITLDLYIVRNIAIWLKNNIGIIRSDLVALIDELGKRIFEEMDYINEANNAEKFKLLHSKNNKIAVPKIYREVTSRRVLTMEWIDGIKLTNIEAVKKLGIDPNEMIEIGVSCSLQQLIEHGFFHADPHPGNILAMKDGRLCYLDFGMMSDITQQSRIGLIRAVVHLVNRRFDKLSYDFVQLGFLSEEVDLKPIAPAFESVFTSALEIGVNKMDFKAVTDDMSGIMYKFPFKLPPYYALIIRSLITLEGIALSVDPNFKILGAAYPYFARRLMEDENPELRNSLKEMLFDENNLKLERLDDLLKSATKEKELDSGKILDQTIDFLFSKKGIILRNELVNILATKIDSIGWKTLIKINNKLPSKIRSKTIEKSSKINTNINLNMSTIQKMFNMSKMQPGFKRKIIFKKLPKILITRDTYEMGFGLMKKTSEKGIVRLVKVAAGVPQ from the coding sequence ATGGCCGCAGAATTAAGCGATTTTATTGAAGCTTCAGGTCTGCTTGAGTATGACCCTGAAGCTATTGAATCAATCTACAAAAAAAATCCAATTCGTCTACTTCGTAGAATTTGGCAAACACTTTTACCAATAGGATTATTTTTACTTGGTGTTGGTTGGGAAAAGTTAATTGGTTCTTTAGAAAAAAATGAAAGAAAAACTTTTAGAGCCAAAGAATTTACTAAACTTCTTGTAGATTTAGGACCAGCATTCATAAAAGCTGGGCAAGCACTATCTACTAGACCCGATATAGTTCCACCAATAGTTCTAGAAGAATTAGCTCAGCTTCAAGACCAACTGCCAGGTTTTGAAAGCGAGCTTGCAATGGCATGTATTGAAGAAGATTTAGAAAATCAAATAAACAACATTTTTACGCAAATAGATAAAGAGCCAATTTCAGCAGCATCTCTTGGTCAAGTTCATAAAGCAATACTAAAAGGGGGAGAGAAAGTTGCCGTAAAAATACAAAGACCAGGTTTAAGAGAACAAATCACTTTAGATTTATATATAGTAAGAAATATCGCTATATGGCTTAAAAATAATATTGGAATTATTAGAAGTGATCTAGTGGCATTGATTGATGAGCTTGGTAAAAGAATTTTTGAAGAAATGGATTATATAAATGAAGCTAATAATGCAGAAAAATTTAAATTACTTCATAGTAAAAATAATAAAATAGCAGTTCCAAAAATCTACAGAGAAGTAACAAGTAGACGGGTGCTTACAATGGAATGGATAGATGGTATAAAATTAACGAACATAGAGGCTGTAAAAAAGTTAGGGATTGATCCAAATGAAATGATAGAAATTGGCGTAAGTTGCAGCCTTCAACAACTTATAGAACATGGTTTTTTTCATGCAGATCCTCATCCAGGAAATATTCTAGCCATGAAAGATGGTCGATTATGTTATTTAGATTTTGGTATGATGAGTGACATTACACAACAATCAAGAATTGGATTAATCAGAGCAGTTGTTCATCTTGTAAATAGAAGATTTGATAAACTTTCATATGATTTTGTTCAATTAGGATTTCTGTCCGAAGAAGTCGATTTAAAGCCAATAGCACCTGCATTTGAAAGCGTTTTTACAAGCGCTTTAGAAATAGGCGTTAACAAAATGGACTTCAAAGCCGTTACAGATGATATGTCAGGAATTATGTATAAATTTCCTTTTAAATTGCCGCCCTATTACGCATTAATTATCAGATCTTTAATTACTTTGGAAGGAATAGCTCTTAGCGTCGACCCAAATTTTAAAATACTTGGAGCGGCTTACCCGTATTTTGCAAGAAGATTAATGGAAGATGAAAATCCAGAACTAAGAAATAGCTTAAAAGAAATGCTTTTTGATGAAAACAATTTAAAATTAGAAAGGTTGGATGATCTACTTAAAAGCGCTACAAAAGAAAAGGAACTAGATAGCGGAAAAATATTAGATCAAACAATTGATTTTTTATTTTCAAAAAAAGGTATTATACTTAGGAATGAATTAGTGAATATTTTAGCTACAAAAATTGACTCAATTGGATGGAAAACATTAATCAAAATAAATAATAAGCTTCCATCAAAAATAAGGTCAAAAACTATAGAAAAATCATCAAAAATAAATACTAATATAAACTTGAATATGTCTACAATTCAAAAAATGTTTAATATGTCAAAAATGCAGCCTGGTTTTAAAAGAAAAATAATTTTTAAAAAATTACCTAAAATTTTAATTACTAGAGATACTTACGAGATGGGATTTGGATTAATGAAGAAAACATCTGAAAAAGGTATAGTAAGATTGGTTAAAGTTGCTGCTGGTGTTCCGCAATAA
- a CDS encoding alpha/beta hydrolase, which yields MNLKHNILIFLILFLIPPTKAAETLFLYKGTFNRSIKIEELYNFKKTKIANTKLKNLIKITNQNEKELHEILSYKIEIPLSPSSKLMNSKIGEVFLSRLTEIIHPHKISNQKISTKAIRSGIILGSYKNNQKINLIDFFKAYPTKNIAIDLNALNKTLKKVESLKDLIEFYSNSPLKKLKDGRSST from the coding sequence ATGAATTTAAAACATAACATCTTAATATTTTTAATATTATTTTTAATTCCACCAACTAAAGCAGCAGAAACATTATTTCTTTATAAAGGTACCTTTAATAGATCAATAAAAATAGAAGAGCTATATAACTTTAAGAAAACGAAAATAGCTAATACTAAACTAAAAAATCTAATAAAAATAACCAATCAAAATGAAAAAGAACTGCATGAAATTTTATCTTATAAAATAGAAATACCCCTATCGCCTAGCAGCAAGTTAATGAATAGTAAAATAGGTGAGGTTTTTTTAAGTAGACTCACTGAAATTATACATCCTCATAAAATATCTAATCAAAAAATCAGTACAAAAGCTATAAGATCAGGAATTATATTAGGTTCTTATAAAAATAATCAAAAAATTAATCTAATAGATTTTTTTAAAGCTTACCCAACTAAAAATATTGCTATTGATCTAAATGCATTGAATAAAACCTTAAAAAAAGTTGAATCATTAAAAGACTTAATCGAATTCTATTCAAATTCACCTTTAAAAAAACTGAAAGATGGAAGGTCTAGCACTTAG